The Corynebacterium glaucum genome includes a region encoding these proteins:
- a CDS encoding DUF2020 domain-containing protein produces the protein MTTPTLSPPPQSSDPQAAPAPPAGDGLPVDAVPDTSRDASDTCPYLDPQFVAETNGQVVTGVGVDTRFDPPACQFWSYPEEPQLTVLVRRMGSFDEAMAVVDWAAPIEHTAPADEPEGWNGGRFGGGEVPGRSGAGYAVAKDNVAVVVLTNQDESFKAQVVAQHVIATLGL, from the coding sequence TTGACGACGCCCACGTTATCCCCACCCCCGCAATCCTCGGACCCCCAGGCCGCCCCGGCTCCGCCTGCCGGAGACGGCCTCCCGGTCGATGCCGTTCCGGACACCTCGCGCGATGCTTCGGACACGTGCCCGTACCTGGACCCCCAGTTTGTCGCTGAGACGAACGGGCAGGTGGTCACCGGTGTCGGTGTGGATACCCGCTTCGACCCGCCGGCGTGCCAGTTCTGGTCCTACCCGGAAGAGCCGCAGCTGACGGTGCTGGTGCGGCGCATGGGCTCCTTCGACGAGGCGATGGCCGTGGTTGATTGGGCCGCGCCGATCGAGCACACCGCGCCAGCAGACGAGCCGGAAGGCTGGAACGGCGGGCGCTTCGGCGGCGGCGAGGTGCCGGGGCGAAGCGGCGCAGGCTATGCGGTGGCCAAGGACAACGTGGCTGTGGTGGTGCTCACTAACCAGGACGAATCCTTCAAAGCGCAGGTGGTCGCGCAGCACGTAATCGCTACGCTGGGGTTGTGA
- a CDS encoding response regulator transcription factor — MIRVLLADDHEIVRLGLRAVLEDADDIMVVGEVATAEAAIATAQAGGVDVVLMDLRFGAGAEGARVMTGAQATAEINAAMETPPKVLVVTNYDTDADILGAIEAGAVGYLLKDAPPDELVAAVRSVALGEVEEQPMSAVVRDRLEVRERTPRTSLTPRELEVLQLVAAGSSNREIGHELMLSEATVKSHLVHIYDKLGVRSRTSAVASARELGLL; from the coding sequence ATGATTCGCGTGTTGCTGGCAGACGACCACGAGATTGTGCGCCTCGGCCTACGCGCCGTACTGGAAGACGCCGACGACATCATGGTGGTTGGCGAAGTCGCCACCGCCGAAGCCGCGATTGCAACCGCGCAAGCAGGCGGTGTGGATGTCGTGCTGATGGACCTGCGCTTCGGCGCCGGCGCGGAAGGCGCGCGCGTGATGACGGGTGCGCAGGCGACGGCCGAGATCAACGCGGCAATGGAGACCCCACCGAAAGTGCTGGTGGTGACCAACTACGACACGGACGCGGACATCCTCGGCGCCATCGAGGCCGGTGCGGTGGGCTACCTGCTCAAAGACGCACCGCCGGACGAGCTGGTTGCTGCGGTGCGCTCCGTGGCGCTCGGTGAAGTGGAGGAGCAGCCGATGTCGGCGGTGGTGCGCGACCGTTTGGAAGTTCGTGAACGCACCCCACGCACCTCGCTCACCCCGCGTGAGCTTGAGGTGCTGCAGCTGGTGGCTGCCGGCTCGTCGAACCGAGAGATTGGCCACGAGCTCATGCTTTCCGAGGCGACGGTGAAAAGCCACCTCGTGCACATCTACGACAAGCTCGGCGTGCGCTCACGCACCTCGGCGGTGGCCAGCGCTCGCGAACTCGGGCTGCTCTAG
- a CDS encoding ribonuclease H-like domain-containing protein has product MDTVRASDLVGCRFRMRQRAAHPDVPPLPDALARQPQIDAARAVVFDALPVERAVGDGRRKAFVRIDLDPAFGTERETEQALARRAHLITNATLRGTVAGIETVAEVDVLVRVDDAYAPVIISNHRVARPHPTATLEMVATNRLGLSKPLVVNAKARHHTTDGYRLALAELLLRERGLATGRGGIIGQDRSRAYVGDVTRFIPPLLDALAAPVPTEPKRLKQCATCRFWPLCEPRLEELDDISLVLPGGRGDTWRERGYATVQSLIDAGVGEPSAVARAWREGVPVLRRPGEIAMPRADVEIDVDMEAYLDQGAYLWGAFDGQTYRAFVTWDELEAPTGCGGAGGRGGAGGRGGAGARGADAAVTAEEANFNAFWTWLMGVRAEAHAAGKTFAAYCYASGGENYWLKASAKRFDSIDAAEVNAFISSDEWIDVFAHARRHLVGTDGLGLKVLGPVVGFEWEDDDVDGERSVALRRAARLGDQRARDMLLRYNEDDCRATRAVREFLTAGAPGLPELHA; this is encoded by the coding sequence GTGGATACGGTGCGTGCGTCCGATCTGGTCGGCTGCAGGTTTCGGATGCGTCAGCGTGCGGCGCACCCGGATGTCCCGCCGTTGCCCGACGCACTCGCCCGACAGCCGCAGATTGACGCTGCTCGGGCCGTTGTGTTTGATGCGCTGCCGGTGGAACGAGCGGTTGGGGACGGGCGTCGAAAAGCATTCGTGCGAATTGACTTGGACCCTGCTTTTGGCACCGAGCGTGAGACCGAGCAAGCCCTCGCGCGGCGCGCGCACCTGATCACGAACGCGACGCTGCGCGGCACGGTCGCAGGGATTGAAACGGTCGCGGAGGTCGATGTTCTTGTGCGTGTCGACGACGCGTACGCCCCCGTCATCATCTCGAACCATCGCGTCGCACGACCGCACCCCACCGCCACGCTCGAGATGGTGGCCACAAACCGGCTGGGACTGTCGAAACCGCTGGTAGTGAATGCCAAAGCTCGCCATCACACCACTGACGGGTACCGGCTCGCGCTCGCTGAGCTGCTGTTGCGCGAGCGCGGCTTAGCGACGGGGCGCGGAGGCATCATCGGCCAAGACCGCTCCCGCGCTTATGTCGGCGATGTCACCCGTTTCATCCCGCCATTGCTGGACGCGCTCGCAGCGCCGGTACCGACTGAGCCGAAGCGGCTGAAACAGTGTGCGACCTGCCGGTTCTGGCCGCTGTGCGAGCCGCGGTTGGAGGAGCTCGACGACATCTCGCTGGTGCTGCCTGGCGGGCGCGGCGACACGTGGCGCGAGCGGGGGTATGCGACGGTGCAATCGCTTATCGACGCAGGCGTGGGCGAGCCCAGCGCCGTCGCCCGCGCGTGGCGCGAGGGTGTGCCGGTGCTTCGCCGCCCCGGCGAGATTGCGATGCCGCGAGCCGACGTGGAGATCGACGTGGACATGGAGGCGTACCTGGACCAGGGGGCGTACCTGTGGGGCGCATTCGACGGTCAGACCTACCGCGCGTTTGTGACCTGGGATGAGCTGGAAGCGCCGACTGGGTGCGGGGGTGCTGGCGGGCGCGGGGGTGCTGGCGGGCGCGGGGGTGCTGGTGCGCGCGGTGCCGATGCAGCTGTGACCGCTGAAGAGGCGAACTTCAACGCGTTCTGGACCTGGCTCATGGGCGTGCGCGCCGAGGCCCACGCGGCCGGGAAGACGTTCGCCGCGTACTGCTACGCCTCCGGCGGCGAGAACTACTGGCTGAAGGCCTCTGCGAAGCGCTTCGACTCGATCGATGCGGCGGAGGTGAACGCGTTCATCAGCTCTGACGAATGGATCGACGTGTTCGCGCATGCCCGCCGCCACCTCGTCGGTACCGATGGGCTGGGGCTGAAGGTACTCGGACCCGTGGTGGGTTTCGAGTGGGAGGACGACGACGTCGACGGTGAGCGCTCCGTCGCCCTGCGCCGCGCGGCCCGCCTCGGTGACCAGCGCGCCCGCGACATGCTGCTGCGTTACAACGAGGACGATTGCCGCGCCACCCGCGCCGTGCGCGAATTCCTCACCGCAGGTGCGCCGGGGCTACCGGAGCTTCACGCTTGA
- the yidC gene encoding membrane protein insertase YidC, translating to MLEMFVYPVSAVMKFWHWLLAEQFNIPANATWIASVILLVFTVRGIILPFAWQTYKSARTTYLMRPHLEAVKKQYGESVTPEELRAEDEERKRIQKEHGYNPLAACVPALIQIPVFLGLYRLLLWMAVPDAAGGRSLGVLSEPEIESFRSAVLFGVPLPAYVSMSDEQFEFLGTTQHDVRTLAIPLIATAIVLTSTNLLVNQLRNRATLEWENTMTRQTYYMLYWLIPIVAGALLTAGLTGLVPIALLMYWVCNNLFTTLQTAAFSVLIVRRYPSEEIHHRSQAEAKAAVDTRKRENKERKLALRRKRLTAITRPQSFNEIRREIKAEKQARKDAKAAEKADKKALTKERNQARKELNRQIMAERKAAKEAKKAGKAGQAGKDEAPTIAGSTRWTPPAAPGSAKS from the coding sequence ATGCTGGAAATGTTCGTGTACCCGGTCTCTGCCGTGATGAAGTTCTGGCATTGGCTTTTGGCCGAGCAGTTCAATATTCCCGCCAACGCGACATGGATCGCGTCGGTGATCCTGCTGGTGTTCACGGTGCGCGGCATCATCCTCCCGTTCGCGTGGCAGACGTATAAATCCGCGCGCACGACCTACCTCATGCGCCCACACCTGGAGGCGGTGAAGAAGCAGTACGGCGAGTCCGTCACCCCGGAGGAACTTCGCGCGGAGGACGAAGAACGCAAGCGCATTCAGAAGGAGCACGGCTACAACCCGCTTGCCGCGTGCGTGCCGGCGCTGATCCAGATCCCGGTCTTCCTCGGCTTGTACCGCCTGCTGCTCTGGATGGCGGTGCCCGATGCCGCCGGCGGCCGCTCGCTCGGCGTGCTTTCCGAGCCTGAGATCGAGTCCTTCCGTAGCGCCGTCCTCTTCGGCGTCCCGCTGCCCGCCTACGTATCCATGTCGGATGAGCAGTTCGAGTTTCTGGGTACCACGCAGCATGATGTCCGCACCCTCGCCATTCCGCTCATCGCCACCGCGATCGTGCTCACCTCCACGAACCTCCTGGTTAACCAGCTTCGCAACCGCGCCACCCTGGAGTGGGAAAACACGATGACGCGCCAGACCTACTACATGCTCTACTGGCTCATCCCGATCGTCGCCGGCGCCCTGCTCACTGCCGGACTCACCGGCCTCGTCCCCATCGCGCTGCTGATGTACTGGGTGTGCAACAACCTCTTCACCACGCTGCAGACCGCCGCGTTCTCGGTGCTCATTGTGCGCCGCTACCCCTCAGAAGAGATCCACCACCGGTCGCAGGCAGAAGCTAAGGCCGCGGTCGACACAAGGAAGAGGGAAAACAAGGAGCGCAAGCTTGCTTTACGACGCAAGCGTCTCACCGCCATCACGCGACCCCAGTCCTTCAACGAGATTCGACGTGAAATCAAGGCCGAGAAGCAGGCGCGCAAGGACGCGAAGGCCGCGGAGAAAGCTGACAAGAAGGCGCTGACGAAGGAGCGCAACCAGGCACGCAAGGAGCTCAACCGGCAGATTATGGCCGAGCGCAAGGCAGCCAAGGAAGCAAAGAAGGCTGGTAAGGCGGGTCAGGCTGGAAAGGATGAAGCTCCAACCATCGCTGGGTCGACGCGCTGGACGCCGCCGGCTGCGCCTGGGTCGGCGAAGAGCTAA
- a CDS encoding sensor histidine kinase, with product MSSRLVMLERDPADIPDNKALDAGITVLSVCLVLVSLGVLARMPLNSALLHIMLVTAFSFLLFYGIVEMPRWGAWNRVIWLVGLTAVWVADMTISPVAVYWVFILFFVYLRAFNDWRGLLGVVLGLGAAIAFQVPAGLTLGGIMGPTLAAVVVVATNYAFTTVSRVSREREALIDELLATREQLANSEREAGVAQERERLAHEIHDTVAQNLSSIQMLLHAAERDVQALGLGEEQVEAPLRRMEAARRAASNNLAETRAMIAALTPAGLREASLSEALGRIANDFSQAADMSIEVEAHGEVAELPMRTEAGLLRVAQGAVSNAVQHSGASRVRVTLTYEPDGVRLDVVDNGVGFDVAAQAGKPSGLGHLGLNAMRSRAAELGGELVIESAPGGPTALSVAVPDEVPAESPAGAVNQKDEAEIG from the coding sequence ATGAGCTCCAGATTAGTGATGCTGGAACGCGATCCCGCCGACATCCCCGACAACAAGGCGCTGGACGCGGGTATCACCGTGCTGTCGGTGTGCTTGGTGCTGGTCTCGCTTGGGGTGCTCGCGCGGATGCCGCTGAACTCGGCGCTGCTGCACATCATGCTGGTCACAGCGTTTTCCTTCCTGCTGTTCTACGGGATCGTCGAGATGCCGAGGTGGGGCGCGTGGAACCGGGTGATTTGGCTCGTCGGGCTCACGGCCGTGTGGGTGGCGGATATGACGATCTCGCCGGTGGCCGTGTACTGGGTGTTCATTCTGTTTTTCGTCTACCTGCGCGCGTTCAACGATTGGCGCGGGCTGCTCGGTGTTGTGCTCGGGCTCGGCGCGGCGATCGCATTCCAGGTACCCGCGGGGCTCACGCTCGGCGGCATCATGGGGCCGACGCTCGCCGCGGTGGTCGTCGTGGCCACGAACTATGCATTCACCACGGTCAGCAGGGTCAGCAGGGAGCGCGAGGCGCTTATCGACGAGCTCTTGGCAACGCGAGAGCAGCTCGCCAACTCTGAACGGGAGGCGGGCGTGGCTCAGGAGCGCGAACGGCTCGCGCACGAGATTCACGACACGGTGGCGCAGAACCTGTCGTCGATTCAGATGCTGCTGCATGCCGCTGAGCGCGATGTGCAGGCGCTTGGGTTGGGTGAGGAGCAGGTGGAGGCGCCGCTGCGGCGAATGGAGGCGGCGCGGCGGGCGGCATCGAATAACTTGGCGGAGACGCGGGCGATGATCGCGGCGCTGACGCCGGCGGGGCTACGGGAGGCGTCGCTGTCGGAGGCGCTGGGGCGCATCGCGAACGACTTTTCGCAGGCCGCTGACATGAGCATCGAGGTAGAGGCGCACGGGGAGGTCGCTGAATTGCCGATGCGCACCGAGGCCGGACTGCTGCGAGTTGCGCAGGGGGCGGTATCGAACGCGGTGCAGCACTCTGGGGCATCGCGGGTGCGCGTGACGCTGACATATGAGCCGGACGGGGTGCGTCTGGATGTGGTGGACAACGGCGTCGGCTTCGACGTTGCTGCGCAGGCGGGCAAACCGTCCGGGCTCGGGCATTTAGGGTTAAACGCGATGCGCTCGCGGGCGGCGGAGTTGGGCGGGGAGCTAGTGATTGAGTCCGCACCAGGTGGGCCGACGGCGTTGTCCGTGGCGGTGCCTGATGAGGTGCCCGCCGAGTCGCCTGCGGGTGCTGTCAATCAAAAGGATGAGGCGGAGATAGGATAG
- a CDS encoding DUF6474 family protein, which yields MGILKKNRRRKNVKATKAKAELKKAEARARKFARDEAKADLRTMELLDKAEQRLVKEEKKALKSKRKHEKQLAQAHLKRIEESGLTKKKAKQWTGAARALVPVLLPLIYKAWTSYRQGELDNRAAGMGLTSQDLARHSGRGAELKARIEALRANVDNESSLPRGFADDARVRLADLDQAVRNAEHASPEQQRLTHNAIEQDLTDLAAEIHAKQRG from the coding sequence ATGGGAATTTTGAAGAAGAACCGCCGCCGCAAGAACGTGAAGGCCACCAAGGCCAAGGCCGAGCTGAAGAAAGCTGAGGCACGCGCACGGAAGTTCGCCCGCGACGAGGCGAAGGCTGACCTGCGCACCATGGAACTTCTGGACAAGGCGGAGCAGCGGCTGGTCAAGGAGGAGAAGAAGGCCCTGAAAAGCAAGCGCAAGCACGAGAAGCAGCTTGCGCAGGCGCACCTCAAACGCATCGAGGAGTCCGGCCTGACCAAGAAGAAGGCGAAGCAGTGGACCGGTGCCGCCCGTGCGCTCGTGCCGGTACTGCTGCCGCTGATCTACAAGGCTTGGACCTCCTACCGCCAGGGCGAGCTGGACAACCGTGCCGCAGGCATGGGGCTGACGTCGCAGGATCTTGCCCGCCACTCGGGCCGCGGTGCGGAGCTGAAGGCGCGCATTGAGGCACTGCGGGCAAACGTCGACAACGAATCATCGCTGCCGCGTGGCTTTGCCGACGACGCGCGTGTGCGCCTGGCCGACCTGGATCAGGCAGTGCGCAACGCGGAGCACGCGAGCCCGGAGCAGCAGCGCCTCACCCACAACGCGATCGAGCAGGACCTCACCGACCTCGCTGCGGAGATCCACGCGAAGCAGCGCGGCTAG
- a CDS encoding TIGR00730 family Rossman fold protein, whose product MNSAASTINVAAVVIRNAAGEVLCVRKAKSPRFQLPGGKPERDESMVDAAIRETREEVGVDVPRESLSFLGRFTAEASNEPGYTVTSAAFTSSVVPNNPAPAAEIAEVAWIDPTDPQGHELAPLLTTRIFPALAPRDIGAVAVFAGARPSSDAATSQLAFEFGAALAEAGITLVYGGSKLGMMGEVARGASSSNGSLVGVLTTHLANYELKFDELDRLEVVGTMAERKALMSQLADAFVVLPGGVGTLDELFDEWTSQQLGIHSKPIGLLGVEFWTPFLTMVDHMVEHGFVRATDREHLIVADEPGELLAALRAWVPPVPRWI is encoded by the coding sequence GTGAACTCCGCAGCCTCCACCATCAATGTCGCCGCCGTGGTCATCCGCAACGCTGCCGGTGAGGTGCTTTGCGTTCGCAAGGCCAAGAGTCCCCGCTTCCAGCTGCCCGGAGGCAAGCCGGAGCGGGACGAATCGATGGTGGACGCCGCGATCCGCGAAACGCGCGAAGAAGTCGGCGTTGACGTTCCGCGCGAATCGCTGAGCTTCCTCGGGCGGTTTACCGCCGAGGCTTCCAACGAGCCGGGGTACACCGTGACCTCGGCGGCGTTCACCAGCTCGGTGGTGCCGAACAACCCCGCACCCGCGGCAGAGATTGCCGAGGTCGCGTGGATTGACCCCACAGATCCGCAGGGCCACGAACTCGCCCCGCTTTTGACCACGCGCATCTTCCCGGCGCTCGCACCCCGCGACATCGGGGCGGTGGCCGTGTTCGCTGGCGCGCGCCCCAGCTCCGATGCGGCGACATCGCAGCTCGCCTTCGAGTTCGGCGCCGCACTCGCCGAGGCTGGCATCACCTTGGTTTACGGCGGTTCGAAGCTGGGGATGATGGGTGAAGTGGCCCGCGGGGCGTCGTCAAGCAATGGCTCTTTGGTGGGTGTGCTGACCACCCACCTTGCGAACTACGAGCTGAAGTTTGATGAGCTGGACCGGCTGGAGGTGGTGGGCACGATGGCTGAGCGCAAGGCGCTGATGAGCCAGCTTGCCGACGCCTTCGTGGTCCTGCCCGGCGGCGTGGGCACCCTGGATGAGCTTTTTGACGAATGGACGAGCCAGCAGCTGGGGATTCATTCCAAGCCGATCGGGTTGCTGGGCGTGGAGTTTTGGACACCGTTTCTGACGATGGTGGATCACATGGTCGAGCACGGGTTTGTGCGCGCGACGGACCGCGAGCACCTCATCGTCGCTGATGAGCCGGGGGAACTGCTGGCTGCGCTGCGAGCGTGGGTGCCGCCCGTCCCGCGCTGGATTTAA
- a CDS encoding superoxide dismutase: MAVYELPELPYAYDALEPHISAEIMELHHSKHHANYVKGANAALEALEAERGGEADADKIRALSKNLAFNLGGHTNHSIFWKNMAPNAGGNPTGEIAAAIDRDFGSFEAFKKHFAGAANSLQGSGWAVLGYDHIAGRLIIQQMTDQQGNISVDFTPVLMLDMWEHAFYLQYKNVKADYVDAWWNVVNWDDVNERYAKAAA; the protein is encoded by the coding sequence ATGGCTGTTTACGAGCTTCCGGAACTTCCTTACGCATACGACGCGCTGGAGCCGCACATCTCCGCCGAGATTATGGAGCTGCACCACTCCAAGCACCACGCCAACTACGTCAAGGGCGCAAACGCAGCGCTCGAGGCGCTCGAGGCGGAGCGGGGCGGCGAGGCAGATGCCGACAAGATCCGTGCGCTGTCCAAGAACCTCGCGTTCAACCTTGGTGGCCACACCAACCACTCCATCTTCTGGAAGAACATGGCACCAAACGCTGGTGGCAACCCGACCGGCGAGATCGCCGCTGCGATCGACCGCGACTTCGGTTCCTTCGAGGCGTTTAAGAAGCACTTCGCCGGTGCAGCCAACTCCCTGCAGGGCTCCGGCTGGGCAGTCCTGGGCTACGACCACATCGCTGGCCGCCTGATCATCCAGCAGATGACCGACCAGCAGGGCAACATCTCCGTTGACTTCACCCCGGTCCTCATGCTGGACATGTGGGAGCACGCGTTCTACCTGCAGTACAAGAACGTCAAGGCTGACTACGTCGACGCTTGGTGGAACGTTGTCAACTGGGACGATGTGAACGAGCGCTACGCAAAGGCAGCAGCGTAA
- a CDS encoding MFS transporter has product MRKGTPEYRRATIAMLFVGLAVFSSLYATQALLPTLTIELGITPSEAAWTVSAATGSLAICVVPASILSEKFGRGRVLVISAVAATAVGLLLPLTQSIEQMVLLRTLQGALLAGTPAVAMTWLSEELDERDLPGAMGLYIAGNTVGGIMGRIVPAFVLEVASWRWALAVGTMVSFAMAIATWILLPEQRNFHAKDTIRPAAEFRAVAGHLRNPRLVALAVTAFLGMGVFVSMYNFFGFRAINDFGLPPSLAGLAFLMYLSGTWSSARAGSLVKRFGRGRVVLAGAALMLVGALIGASPNLWATLFGLLVFTASFFAMHSTASGWVGQIAERDRAEASSLYVFSYYMGSSILGAATGRAFEALSWGGFVGVLAALLAALTVITGWLARTERRYGQSDDGRRH; this is encoded by the coding sequence ATGAGGAAGGGAACGCCGGAGTACCGCAGGGCGACAATCGCCATGCTGTTCGTCGGGTTGGCTGTCTTCTCTTCGCTGTATGCGACCCAGGCGCTGCTGCCGACGCTGACCATCGAGCTCGGCATTACTCCGTCCGAGGCCGCGTGGACTGTCTCGGCCGCCACTGGCTCACTCGCGATCTGCGTGGTGCCAGCGTCGATCCTGTCTGAGAAGTTCGGCCGTGGGCGGGTGCTCGTCATTTCGGCGGTGGCCGCCACCGCCGTTGGTCTGCTTCTTCCGCTGACTCAGAGCATCGAGCAGATGGTGCTGCTCAGAACGCTGCAAGGAGCGCTTCTGGCGGGGACACCCGCAGTGGCCATGACCTGGCTGTCTGAGGAGCTCGATGAGCGCGACCTGCCCGGCGCGATGGGTCTCTACATCGCCGGCAACACGGTTGGCGGAATCATGGGCCGCATCGTGCCCGCATTCGTGCTGGAGGTAGCCAGCTGGCGGTGGGCACTCGCAGTAGGCACGATGGTCAGCTTCGCAATGGCTATAGCCACCTGGATACTCTTGCCGGAGCAGCGCAACTTCCACGCGAAGGACACCATCCGTCCTGCCGCAGAGTTCCGGGCTGTGGCAGGTCACCTGCGCAACCCGCGCCTCGTGGCGCTCGCGGTGACCGCATTTCTGGGCATGGGTGTGTTCGTGTCCATGTACAACTTCTTCGGGTTCCGCGCGATCAATGACTTCGGCCTGCCACCTTCACTCGCCGGACTCGCGTTCCTTATGTATCTTTCCGGCACGTGGTCGAGCGCCCGTGCTGGCTCGCTTGTGAAGCGCTTCGGCCGCGGCCGGGTGGTGCTAGCTGGTGCAGCGCTCATGCTTGTCGGCGCGCTCATCGGGGCGAGCCCAAATCTGTGGGCGACGCTGTTCGGCCTGCTTGTTTTCACTGCAAGCTTCTTCGCAATGCACTCGACGGCGTCCGGCTGGGTGGGCCAGATCGCGGAGCGCGACCGCGCCGAAGCGTCGAGCCTGTACGTGTTCTCCTACTACATGGGCTCGTCAATCCTCGGCGCGGCGACGGGTCGCGCCTTCGAGGCTCTGTCCTGGGGCGGATTCGTTGGAGTGCTCGCCGCGCTTCTGGCAGCGCTCACGGTGATCACGGGCTGGTTAGCTAGAACGGAGAGGCGTTATGGTCAGAGTGACGACGGGCGACGTCACTAG
- the msrA gene encoding peptide-methionine (S)-S-oxide reductase MsrA — MGFLFAPKPELVEPGRALPGRDEPVLANPRPHAVLGAPITGPWKPEQKRLLIGIGCFWGAEKMFWQMPGVESTSVGYGGGVTPNPTYREVCSGQTNHVELVEVVYDPAQVELKELVRAALEAHDPTQGYRQGNDVGTQYRSAFYTDSAEEAEAIKAWVEEYGQSLIDAGFGAPTTEIASGVDYYLAEDEHQQYLHKVPNGYCPHHSTGVACGI; from the coding sequence ATGGGATTCCTTTTCGCACCGAAACCTGAACTCGTCGAACCCGGCCGCGCGCTTCCCGGCCGCGATGAGCCCGTCTTGGCCAACCCCCGCCCGCACGCCGTCTTAGGCGCCCCGATCACCGGCCCGTGGAAGCCCGAGCAGAAACGCCTGCTCATCGGCATCGGCTGCTTCTGGGGTGCGGAGAAAATGTTCTGGCAGATGCCGGGCGTCGAATCGACGTCTGTCGGCTACGGCGGCGGCGTCACCCCGAACCCCACCTACCGCGAGGTCTGCTCCGGCCAGACTAACCACGTTGAGCTGGTCGAGGTGGTCTACGACCCCGCCCAGGTCGAACTCAAGGAGCTGGTCCGCGCCGCGCTCGAGGCGCACGACCCGACCCAGGGTTACCGCCAGGGAAACGACGTCGGCACCCAGTACCGCTCTGCGTTCTACACAGACTCAGCCGAGGAAGCGGAAGCCATCAAGGCTTGGGTTGAGGAGTATGGGCAATCGCTTATCGACGCAGGGTTTGGCGCGCCTACCACCGAAATCGCAAGTGGGGTGGACTACTACTTGGCTGAAGACGAGCACCAGCAGTACCTGCACAAGGTGCCCAACGGCTACTGCCCGCATCACTCCACGGGCGTTGCCTGCGGGATCTAG
- a CDS encoding class E sortase: MTSPDTEPLRIGQVVAELLVTAGALLLLFAFYESFWTNIASGRMQDEAQSRLEGQWQEEGWTNPRSQERPMLGDAFARLFIPAFGADYQFAVLEGVDEKTLLAGPGRYPDTQLPGEAGNFAVAGHRVGKGAPFNDLGALHACDAIVVETRSSWVTYRVLPMGLAAEERRAEGTACLPEALNERVAAGDYAAVQGRHITLPNDVEVLNPLPGDASMEVADGAEGLITLTTCHPQFSNAERMVIHAVRTEVLPKTEDGGPLPAAMTERT, translated from the coding sequence ATGACCTCGCCCGATACGGAACCGCTGCGCATCGGGCAAGTTGTGGCAGAGCTGCTGGTCACAGCGGGGGCACTGCTGCTGCTCTTCGCGTTTTACGAGTCGTTTTGGACCAACATCGCTTCAGGCCGGATGCAGGACGAGGCACAGTCGCGGCTTGAGGGTCAGTGGCAAGAAGAAGGTTGGACCAACCCAAGGTCGCAAGAAAGACCAATGCTTGGCGACGCCTTCGCCCGCCTGTTCATCCCAGCCTTCGGCGCGGATTACCAGTTCGCCGTGCTCGAAGGTGTGGATGAAAAGACGCTCTTGGCTGGCCCCGGGCGCTACCCGGATACGCAGTTGCCCGGCGAAGCTGGCAACTTCGCAGTGGCTGGGCACCGCGTGGGAAAGGGCGCGCCGTTCAACGATCTCGGTGCGCTGCATGCGTGTGACGCGATTGTGGTGGAGACGCGTTCGTCGTGGGTGACCTACCGGGTGCTGCCAATGGGTCTTGCGGCGGAGGAGCGGCGCGCTGAGGGGACGGCGTGTTTGCCGGAGGCGTTGAACGAGCGCGTCGCGGCGGGCGACTACGCAGCAGTGCAGGGCAGGCACATCACCCTGCCGAATGACGTCGAGGTGCTCAACCCGCTTCCGGGTGATGCCTCGATGGAGGTCGCTGATGGCGCAGAGGGGCTGATCACACTGACCACGTGCCACCCGCAGTTCTCCAACGCGGAGCGCATGGTCATCCACGCGGTGCGCACTGAGGTACTGCCGAAGACGGAAGATGGCGGGCCGCTGCCCGCGGCGATGACGGAGCGTACTTAG